The proteins below are encoded in one region of Arthrobacter sp. CJ23:
- a CDS encoding LysR family transcriptional regulator, with the protein MIDPRLITLRVFARCGTVGATAELTGYSPSAVSAQLRELQRMLGMQLLTKDGRGVRLTATGRFLVAGSDALIAEWESLRAAAMEAGDQVQSHFGLGGFSTAAAQLLAPLAATLRSTRPLLEVQVLEANPARCFDLLVAERIDLAVIVAMQSDAYGEDDPRFDQTVLLDDPLDVIIPADHPLASRETVTLEELASEPWITEAAGSTYHSLFTAAFTAVGVTPRIAHEAVEWETQIAFVGAGLGVGLLPRLAPLHNAENVVRLRITGKGKPARRIVAAVRRGSIGSPLIQESLGILQVRANRILAARPEDDL; encoded by the coding sequence ATGATCGATCCAAGGCTCATCACTCTTCGGGTGTTTGCCCGGTGCGGCACCGTTGGCGCAACCGCGGAGCTCACAGGTTATTCTCCCTCCGCCGTCTCCGCGCAATTGCGGGAGCTCCAGCGCATGCTTGGAATGCAGCTGCTGACGAAGGACGGCCGGGGTGTGCGGCTGACCGCCACGGGCCGCTTTCTCGTCGCGGGCTCGGACGCCCTCATTGCCGAATGGGAGAGCCTGCGCGCTGCAGCCATGGAGGCCGGAGACCAGGTGCAGTCACATTTTGGCCTCGGCGGATTCTCCACGGCGGCCGCCCAGTTGCTCGCGCCGCTGGCCGCCACCCTGCGCTCAACACGCCCCCTGCTGGAGGTACAGGTACTCGAGGCCAACCCGGCCCGCTGCTTCGACTTGTTGGTTGCCGAGCGAATCGACCTCGCAGTCATCGTTGCCATGCAGTCCGACGCCTATGGTGAGGACGATCCGCGCTTCGACCAGACCGTCCTGCTCGACGATCCGCTCGACGTGATCATTCCCGCTGACCATCCGTTGGCATCGCGGGAAACGGTCACGCTCGAAGAGCTGGCGTCCGAACCCTGGATCACGGAGGCCGCCGGTTCCACCTACCATTCCCTATTCACTGCGGCGTTCACGGCAGTCGGGGTGACACCGCGGATTGCCCACGAGGCCGTCGAATGGGAAACCCAAATCGCTTTCGTGGGTGCGGGACTGGGCGTGGGCCTGCTGCCGCGACTGGCGCCCCTGCACAATGCCGAAAACGTGGTTCGACTGCGCATTACCGGCAAGGGGAAGCCCGCGCGCCGCATTGTCGCTGCGGTCCGCAGGGGCAGCATCGGATCGCCCCTGATCCAGGAGTCGCTCGGCATCCTGCAGGTCAGAGCCAATCGGATCCTCGCCGCCCGGCCGGAAGACGATCTCTGA
- a CDS encoding aromatic ring-hydroxylating dioxygenase subunit alpha, translated as MTAQANLPLKSRGKIASSLPAEQLAEISGLFEFRRKGYSLDAPFYTDPTIFKIDMEAIFGQHWIFAASVAELPEPGDYVTVDYGPYSLIVLRNDDGDVNVLHNVCRHRGARVLTESAGSTGNLVCGYHSWTYSPDGNLIHASAPGETKFDKSCFALKRAHSRVVAGLIFVCIADEPPTDFDETSKIFEPYLAPHDLSKTKIAYQQNIIEEGNWKLVMENNRECYHCDGHPELACSLFPTWGLTEGLIPAHLEEVWDRNKEAQSSLEERCRRYGLPYEVVEELDTRIAGIRISRESLDGEGESFSADGRRLSKKLLGDLPDFRLGRCSMHLQPNSWFHFLGDHVITFGVFPINEHQSLVRTTWLVADDAVEGVDYDLEKLTYTWKQTNLQDKAFVELCQKGAGSPAYEPGPYMKSEYQVEAFINWYVQRVQEHLA; from the coding sequence ATGACTGCCCAAGCGAACCTGCCCCTCAAATCACGCGGAAAGATCGCGTCATCGCTGCCTGCCGAGCAGCTGGCGGAAATCTCCGGGCTGTTCGAGTTCCGCCGGAAGGGCTATTCCCTCGACGCCCCCTTCTACACCGACCCGACGATCTTCAAGATCGACATGGAAGCCATCTTTGGCCAGCACTGGATCTTTGCCGCCAGCGTCGCCGAACTGCCGGAGCCGGGCGACTATGTCACGGTCGACTACGGGCCCTACTCACTGATCGTGCTGCGCAACGACGACGGCGACGTCAACGTCTTGCACAACGTCTGCCGCCACCGCGGCGCCCGAGTCCTGACCGAATCCGCCGGCTCGACCGGAAACCTGGTCTGCGGCTATCACTCCTGGACGTACTCCCCTGACGGCAATTTGATCCATGCCTCGGCTCCAGGGGAAACAAAGTTCGACAAGAGCTGCTTTGCACTCAAGCGTGCCCACAGCCGCGTGGTCGCCGGACTCATCTTCGTCTGCATTGCGGACGAACCGCCGACCGACTTCGACGAGACCTCAAAGATCTTCGAGCCTTACCTCGCGCCCCACGATTTGTCGAAGACGAAGATTGCCTACCAGCAGAACATCATCGAGGAAGGCAACTGGAAGCTCGTCATGGAGAACAACCGTGAGTGCTACCACTGCGACGGCCACCCGGAGCTCGCCTGCTCCCTCTTCCCGACATGGGGCCTGACGGAGGGCCTGATCCCGGCCCACCTTGAGGAAGTGTGGGACCGCAACAAGGAAGCACAGTCCTCGCTCGAGGAGCGTTGCCGCCGGTATGGCCTTCCCTACGAGGTGGTCGAGGAGCTTGATACGCGCATCGCGGGAATCCGCATCTCCCGGGAATCGCTCGACGGAGAGGGCGAATCGTTCTCGGCAGATGGCCGCAGGCTTTCCAAGAAGCTGCTCGGTGACTTGCCGGACTTCCGCCTTGGCCGCTGCTCAATGCACCTGCAGCCCAACAGCTGGTTCCATTTCCTCGGAGACCACGTCATCACGTTCGGCGTCTTCCCCATCAACGAACACCAGTCACTGGTTCGCACCACCTGGCTGGTGGCTGACGACGCCGTGGAAGGCGTCGACTACGATTTGGAGAAACTCACCTACACCTGGAAGCAGACCAATCTGCAGGACAAGGCGTTCGTGGAGCTGTGCCAGAAGGGCGCCGGCAGCCCCGCCTACGAGCCCGGCCCGTACATGAAGAGCGAATACCAGGTGGAGGCGTTCATCAACTGGTACGTGCAGCGCGTGCAGGAACACTTGGCATGA